The region CAAAATATGTGAAATCTTTTTTAAACATAGTCTTCTCTTTTATATGAATCTACAAATTCTTTGATTAATGTATCTTCAATATTATCATAAATTTTTTCTTCAAAAGCTTTTAAAAGCATTTCATATGATAATTCTTTACTTATTCCACGAGACTGTAAATATAATAATTGTTCTTTATTTAAAGTCCCAGTTGTTGCTCCATGACTAGCTTCTAATTCATCTATTAAAATCTCTAAATGAGGTTGTGCAAAAATAGCTGCATCATTTGAAAGTAAAATAGTATCAGTATTTTGAAATGCTTTTGTAAATAAAGCTTTATCATTTACAATTGAAATTACTTTAAAAACTGCTCTTGAAAAATCTTTTAATGAATGTTTATAATTTATATTACTTATAGAACTTTCATTATTGTGAGTTGTTCTAATTACATTTGCAGTATTTGATGATGCTGTTGATTTTACAAGACCATTTAATTCATAATCACAATTCTTTTTATTTAAAATATTTATAAAGTTATTTATAATAATCCCAGTTCCAAAATCAAAGTTTGTAAGTTTACATTTTGAGTCTTGTTCTTGATTAATATCAACATTAAATACTAAATAATTTTTGTCATTAATATCTTGAATTCTTGCATATTCAAAATTTGCATTTTCATCTACTTGAATTACTCTATTTACACAATAAGCACTATTATTTGAAGTGTTTGTAAAAACTTCTATAACAGAAGCTTTTACGTTTTCTTTTACTTCAATTTTTAATGAATTAGTGAAAAATGTTTCATCTTCATTAATTTTATGAACTATACAAATAGGTTTTTCAATATTAGAATTGATTGTTAAAACCATTTGATTTTCATCTATTTTTTTTGTAATTTCAAATAAGCTATTTTGATAAGTTTTATTATCTTTTTGTACTTCTAATCCATCAATATTAAATTCATAAGTTTTAGTATTTTTAAAATCATAAGAAAAAAGCTCTTCAAAATTTACTTTTACAAATTCTTCACTTCTTTTTTTTGGAAGAGTTAATCCATCAATTTCAATTAGTCTCATCTTTAATTCCTATTCCTTCATAACCTTTTTCATCTAATTCTAATGCAAGAGAATAATCACCTGTTTTTACAATTTTCCCATCATTTAAAATATGAACGAAATCTGGTTTGATTAATTCAAGTAATCTATCATAGTGAGTAATCATTAAAACAGATTTTTTCCCATCTAACATAGAGTTAATAACATTTGCAACTGTTTTAATTGC is a window of Poseidonibacter antarcticus DNA encoding:
- a CDS encoding SufD family Fe-S cluster assembly protein, which translates into the protein MRLIEIDGLTLPKKRSEEFVKVNFEELFSYDFKNTKTYEFNIDGLEVQKDNKTYQNSLFEITKKIDENQMVLTINSNIEKPICIVHKINEDETFFTNSLKIEVKENVKASVIEVFTNTSNNSAYCVNRVIQVDENANFEYARIQDINDKNYLVFNVDINQEQDSKCKLTNFDFGTGIIINNFINILNKKNCDYELNGLVKSTASSNTANVIRTTHNNESSISNINYKHSLKDFSRAVFKVISIVNDKALFTKAFQNTDTILLSNDAAIFAQPHLEILIDELEASHGATTGTLNKEQLLYLQSRGISKELSYEMLLKAFEEKIYDNIEDTLIKEFVDSYKREDYV